The Chryseobacterium glaciei DNA window TGCTGGCTCTAGAATTTTTTCCATTCTTTTCTTCACCATATCAACCGATCCTGAATAATTATTAACTAAAAGCGAAAATACCAAAGTCTTCCCTGAATTAGTTTTCATATATCCAGCTAACGCTTTTACTTTATTTAAAGTTCCTGTTTTAGCGAAGATTTGTCCGTTTCCTGTTCCAACGAACATTCTTTTCAACGTTCCTGACTGTCCGCCAATCGGTAATGAAGTTAAATAAGTCTTATAATATTTTTCATCCATTAAAGATGTTAAATATTTAACCTGAGAAATCGGTGTTACATTATTACTTCTTGAAAGTCCGCTACCATCGATGTAATTTAATCCCATCATATCAAATCCTTCTGCCTTCAAGTGATTGGTTACTACTACTCTACCAGATTCTGAAGTCTGATCACCTTTACTCTGGAAACCTACAGTTTTCAATAAAGCTTCAGCTAAAGAATTATCACTGTGCTGATTCGTGTAATAAATAATATCACCTAGAGTCGGAGATTTATACGCTGAAACCAATTTTCTGCTTTCAGGATTGGCATCAGTTATTCTAGGAGTTACTTTACCAGTAACAGCCATTCCGCTTTTTACCATTGTAGCTCTTAAAGTATTTGCTAAATAAGCAGGTGCATCGGGTAATTTTGTTGTTAAAATTCCGTCACCTTCATATTTATCGGCAAAAACCATTTGACTGTTGTAAGGAGAAACATAGAAATATTTCTTCTCTCCTGAGAAACTGTTTCCTTTTTTAACGATCAGTTTTTCGTTGGCAGGATTAATTTCACGAGTTGTACCAACCGGCAAGTAGTAATTATTGTTCTCTAACCAAACAACATTTTCCGGAAGTCTCGAAATGTTACCTTTGAAAAGCGCTGTCTGAATAATAATATCACCATTTACCTTTTTGATTCCCTCACGAGACATCCCACTGATGAAGTCTGAAATAATATCTCTGTAAGAATAAGCTCCGGCCTTGTTTGTCCCTAAAGACGGGTCGCCACTGCCTACAACATACAGATTTCCATTTAAAACTCCATTTTCGTCAACATTTCCTGAGTATTCCAACTGAGTCATCCATCGATAATTTTCACCTAACAGGTTCAATGCTGTCTCAGTGGTTAATAATTTCGTTGTAGACGCTGGAACCAAAGGAGTATTTTCGTTGTACGAAGAAATTATCTTCTTCGTTTTCGGGTCA harbors:
- the dacB gene encoding D-alanyl-D-alanine carboxypeptidase/D-alanyl-D-alanine-endopeptidase; amino-acid sequence: MVNFRKYLSSAAVLASGLFLAQSTVSTVLYSQAYDNQKSSLNLPSPITSVVEKTILSAKELVDINVNTMMADPVLKNATWGFVVYDPKTKKIISSYNENTPLVPASTTKLLTTETALNLLGENYRWMTQLEYSGNVDENGVLNGNLYVVGSGDPSLGTNKAGAYSYRDIISDFISGMSREGIKKVNGDIIIQTALFKGNISRLPENVVWLENNNYYLPVGTTREINPANEKLIVKKGNSFSGEKKYFYVSPYNSQMVFADKYEGDGILTTKLPDAPAYLANTLRATMVKSGMAVTGKVTPRITDANPESRKLVSAYKSPTLGDIIYYTNQHSDNSLAEALLKTVGFQSKGDQTSESGRVVVTNHLKAEGFDMMGLNYIDGSGLSRSNNVTPISQVKYLTSLMDEKYYKTYLTSLPIGGQSGTLKRMFVGTGNGQIFAKTGTLNKVKALAGYMKTNSGKTLVFSLLVNNYSGSVDMVKKRMEKILEPALDL